From Xiphophorus maculatus strain JP 163 A chromosome 12, X_maculatus-5.0-male, whole genome shotgun sequence, the proteins below share one genomic window:
- the gadd45g gene encoding growth arrest and DNA damage-inducible protein GADD45 gamma — protein sequence MTLEEIHGQENTMDTADRVQSAGAALEELLIAAKKQDYLTVGVYESAKVMNVDPDSVAFCVLATDEEYECDIALQIHFTLIQAFCFDNDINVVRVNDIDRLADLVGADDSGEPKDAHCILVTSPSANPWKDPALDKLSLFCEESRSAYDWVPTITLPER from the exons ATGACTCTGGAAGAAATCCACGGACAAGAAAACACAATGGATACCGCTGATAG GGTGCAAAGTGCAGGCGCAGCCCTAGAGGAGCTGCTGATCGCCGCTAAGAAGCAAGACTACCTCACAGTTGGAGTTTACGAGTCTGCAAAAGTCATGAATGT CGACCCAGACAGCGTGGCATTCTGCGTCCTCGCCACGGATGAGGAGTACGAGTGCGACATCGCGCTCCAGATCCACTTCACCCTCATCCAGGCTTTTTGCTTTGACAACGACATCAACGTGGTGCGGGTCAACGACATCGATCGTCTGGCCGACCTGGTGGGCGCAGACGACAGCGGCGAGCCTAAGGACGCACACTGCATTCTCGTCACG AGCCCCAGTGCAAACCCGTGGAAAGACCCTGCTCTGGACAAGCTGAGCCTGTTCTGCGAGGAGAGCCGCAGCGCCTATGACTGGGTGCCAACCATCACACTCCCAGAGCGCTGA
- the LOC102218843 gene encoding cyclic AMP-responsive element-binding protein 3-like protein 3: MSATEDLPDMDGADLIGLLFQDGNNGCTEPFFQDEDGLIESWLSEQEMLTGMDTEDFLSSLLDGDDNVEAFCPSHPLCPSHSPLGSDSGISDDSSTGAGNNNTLGSPRGSESDIVPSPNYSHPSPVHSDPTLTSEELQAESPEAMSVHADHSYSLLQSGVRDMDVLESVRAEKPDTDVFIDLDDLVSDAMEEDFTTELPCTLAIENSAHDLAQLTKVDQFQFKEIVLTEEEKRLLAKEGSTIPEHMPLTKAEERTLKRIRRKIRNKQSAQESRKKKKVYVDGLENRVAVCTAHNMELQKKVHLLQKQNMSLIEQLRKLQSIVKMSTLKASTTSTCVMVFLLSFCLIIFPSVNPFGGNTQQESYTPSSGISRTLRSVPSENTDPTFYLETEDDPLVLVSEVVENTKAIFSGGQNNHTPDYERVEQSDSETGVNSNSSADFPSPAQAAEMKPGSPGSVGPLKEGSIDPVVATAVANDVPGSKENWIDRSPPSVILQQHRSDEM; the protein is encoded by the exons ATGTCAGCCACTGAGGACCTTCCAGACATGGATGGGGCAGACCTCATCGGGCTGCTGTTCCAAGACGGCAACAATGGATGCACTGAGCCCTTCTTTCAGGATGAAGATGGGCTTATTGAATCCTGGCTGTCTGAGCAAGAA atGTTGACAGGTATGGATACTGAAGATTTCCTGTCCAGCTTGTTAGATGGAGATGACAATGTGGAGGCCTTCTGTCCGTCTCATCCCCTCTGTCCGTCTCATTCCCCGCTGGGGAGCGACAGCGGCATTTCTGATGACAGCAGCACGGGCGCTGGAAACAACAACACTCTGGGAAGTCCACGCGGCAGTGAAAGCGACATAGTACCCAGTCCCAACTATTCTCACCCCAGCCCTGTGCACTCTGACCCCACCCTTACCTCAGAAGAGCTGCAAGCAGAGAGCCCTGAGGCCATGTCGGTCCATGCGGATCACAGCTACTCTCTGCTGCAGAGCGGAGTCAGAGATATGGACGTGCTGGAGAGTGTCAGGGCAGAGAAGCCAGACACAGATGTCTTCATTGATCTGG ACGACTTGGTGAGTGATGCTATGGAGGAGGACTTCACCACTGAGCTGCCTTGTACTTTGGCCATAGAGAACTCTGCACATGATTTAGCTCAGCTAACCAAAGTAGACCAG TTCCAGTTTAAAGAGATTGTTCTCACTGAGGAGGAGAAGCGGCTTTTGGCAAAAGAAGGATCCACCATTCCAGAGCACATGCCTCTCACTAAG GCAGAGGAGAGGACTTTGAAGAGGATCAGGAGGAAGATCCGCAACAAGCAGTCTGCTCAGGAGAGCCGCAAGAAGAAAAAGGTGTATGTTGATGGACTGGAAAACAG GGTTGCTGTCTGCACTGCACACAACATGGAACTTCAGAAGAAAGTCCATCTGCTTCAGAAACAGAACAT GTCTCTGATTGAGCAACTGAGGAAACTCCAGTCTATAGTGAAGATGTCTACTTTGAAGGCCAGCACAACCAGCACTTGTGTTATG GTGTTCCTGCTCTCGTTCTGTCTCATCATCTTTCCGTCCGTTAATCCATTTGGTGGAAACACTCAGCAGGAGTCCTACACACCTTCATCTG GCATTTCCCGGACTTTGCGCTCAGTGccatcagaaaacacagatcctacGTTTTACCTGGAGACAGAGGATGATCCACTTGTCTTGGTGTCAGAAGTAGTGGAGAACACCAAGGCCATCTTCTCAGGCGGTCAGAACAACCACACCCCCGATTACGAGAGGGTGGAACAATCTGACTCTGAGACTGGCGTCAACAGTAACTCCTCAGCAGACTTCCCAAGTCCCGCTCAGGCGGCAGAGATGAAGCCGGGGTCCCCTGGCAGTGTGGGTCCTTTAAAGGAAGGATCCATTGATCCTGTGGTGGCGACTGCTGTGGCGAACGACGTGCCGGGATCTAAAGAGAACTGGATTGACCGAAGCCCCCCGTCTGTCATTTTACAGCAGCACCGCTCTGATGAGATGTAG